One part of the Rutidosis leptorrhynchoides isolate AG116_Rl617_1_P2 chromosome 1, CSIRO_AGI_Rlap_v1, whole genome shotgun sequence genome encodes these proteins:
- the LOC139886405 gene encoding DEAD-box ATP-dependent RNA helicase 28-like, producing MMDSEFSFEPPSDEEIDYEDINSDGEDEEETSDVEEKVKSKIKTQSPWDFSSYTESVAEEHARRSTTSIDEKISKFVQQRSHVETVPDNDEADNDDGSSDSEPDRQEDFKPEEDDDVPTTAGGGDSKSFFSKADGVKFHANSFMDLHLSRPLLRACEALGYSKPTPIQAACIPLALTGRDICGSALTGSGKTAAFALPTLERLLFRPKHRPAIRVLILTPTRELAVQIHSMIGKLAQFITDIRCCLVLGGLSTKAQEAALRSLPDIVVATPGRMIDHLRNSMSVDLDDLAVLILDEADRLLELGFDAEIRELVRLCPKGRQTMLFSATMTEQVDELIKLLLNKPLRLSADPITKRPSTLTEEVVRIRRMREGNQEAVLLALCSKTFTSKVIIFSGTKQAAHRLKILFGLAGFKAAELHGNLTQAQRLDALELFRRQEADFLIATNVAARGLDIIGVKTVINYECPRDLTSYVHRVGRTARAGREGYAVTFVTDNDRSLLKAIVKRAGSKLKSRIVAEQSITKWSQMIEEMEDQVASILKEEREEMALRKAEMEADKAENMITHRDEIFSRPKRTWFVTEKEKKLVANAGKEVDKSSKKKVMSAEEAEERKKKAKKKREYEKNLPRKKRRKLEASREMLEDEAEAGNNARNNKEKPGISLVDLAYRRAKAAKGAKKAADAGRVVRTNKKSKKPSHLTKSRPEEMKELFQNDMSEKKQKRSASGGGKKSSSFKSKSRYKRR from the exons ATGATGGATTCAGAGTTTTCATTTGAGCCACCTAGTGATGAAGAAATTGACTATGAAGATATAAATAGTGatggagaagatgaagaagaaaccagtgatgtagaagaaaaagtaaaaagtaaaataaaGACACAATCTCCATGGGATTTTTCGTCCTATACAGAATCGGTTGCGGAAGAACATGCTCGTCGTAGCACTACTTCAATCGATGAAAAAATCTCAAAGTTTGTTCAACAACGTAGTCATGTTGAAACGGTACCGGATAATGACGAGGCTGATAATGATGATGGATCTTCTGATTCAGAGCCAGATCGGCAG GAGGATTTTAAACCTGAAGAAGACGACGATGTTCCTACTACAGCAGGGGGTGGGGATAGTAAATCGTTCTTTTCAAAGGCAGATGGTGTTAAATTTCATGCAAATTCATTCATGGATCTCCATCTTTCTAGGCCATTGCTTCGAGCGTGTGAAGCCTTGGGATACAGCAAGCCAACACCTATTCAG GCTGCATGTATACCGTTGGCGCTTACTGGACGTGACATATGTGGTAGCGCACTTACAGGCTCTGGGAAG ACTGCCGCCTTTGCCCTGCCTACATTAGAGAGATTGCTTTTTCGTCCAAAACATAGACCTGCAATAAGGGTCCTAATTCTTACCCCTACGAGAGAGTTGGCTGTTCA GATTCATAGCATGATTGGAAAACTTGCTCAGTTTATTACAGACATCAGATGTTGCCTTGTTCTTGGTGGCCTTTCAACGAAG GCTCAAGAAGCAGCATTGAGATCCTTGCCAGATATAGTCGTCGCCACCCCTGGACGTATGATAGATCATTTACGCAATTCAATGTCTGTGGATTTGGATGATCTTGCTGTTCTAATCCTTGATGAAGCAGATCGTCTTCTTGAGCTTGGATTTGATGCTGAGATTCGTGAGCTG GTGAGACTATGTCCTAAAGGTAGGCAGACTATGCTGTTCTCAGCCACTATGACTGAGCAAGTCGACGAGCTTATCAAACTATTGCTTAACAAACCCTTGCGCCTCTCTGCTGACCCGATCACAAAGCGTCCTTCAACATTGACCGAGGA GGTTGTTAGGATTCGTAGAATGAGGGAAGGAAATCAAGAGGCCGTTCTTCTTGCATTGTGTTCTAAGACATTTACTTCCAAAGTGATCATCTTTAG TGGAACAAAACAAGCAGCACATAGGCTAAAAATTTTGTTTGGTTTAGCTGGCTTTAAAGCTGCCGAGCTTCATGGAAATCTCACTCAGGCCCAACGTTTAGAT GCCCTGGAACTTTTTAGAAGGCAGGAAGCTGATTTTTTGATTGCAACTAATGTTGCCGCTCGG GGGCTTgatattattggagttaaaacagttATTAACTATGAGTGCCCACGTGACCTGACTAG TTATGTTCATCGAGTGGGTCGAACTGCTAGAGCTGGTAGAGAGGGGTATGCTGTTACTTTTGTTACTGACAATGACCGATCTCTTCTAAAAGCTATC GTAAAAAGGGCCGGTTCAAAGCTGAAGAGTCGTATTGTTGCGGAACAATCAATCACTAAATGGAGTCAAATGATCGAGGAAATGGAGGATCAAGTAGCTTCAATTCTTAAAGAGGAGAG GGAAGAAATGGCACTAAGAAAGGCTGAAATGGAAGCAGACAAG GCAGAGAACATGATCACACACAGAGATGAAATATTTTCTCGCCCCAAGAGGACTTGGTTTGTTACAGAGAAGGAGAAAAAACTTGTTGCTAATGCTGGAAAG GAGGTCGATAAAAGTTCTAAGAAGAAGGTGATGAGTGCTGAAGAAGCTGAAGAGCGAAAGAAGAAAGCCAAGAAAAAGCGAGAGTATGAG AAAAATCTTCCTAGAAAGAAGAGAAGAAAGCTTGAGGCATCTAGAGAGATGTTAGAAGATGAAGCCGAAGCTGGG AATAATGCAAGAAACAACAAAGAAAAACCAGGCATATCTCTGGTTGATTTGGCTTATCGGCGTGCAAAAGCAGCAAAAGGTGCTAAAAAGGCAGCTGATGCTGGGAGGGTTGTAAGGACGAATAAGAAATCAAAGAAGCCTTCTCATTTAACTAAGTCAAGACCTGAAGAAATGAAGGAACTTTTCCAGAATGATATGAGTGAGAAGAAGCAAAAACGAAGTGCAAGTGGAGGCGGAAAGAAGTCATCTTCGTTTAAGAGCAAATCAAG